The following are encoded together in the Streptomyces sp. NBC_01465 genome:
- a CDS encoding PadR family transcriptional regulator → MRSHTHGNCGPGHQGRGDFEGRRGAFGPFGPPFGGPFGPGGRGGRGGPRGRARRGDVRASILALLKDRPMHGYEMIQEIGERSGGAWRPSPGSVYPTLQLLEDEGLITSESEGGKKLFTLTDAGRTAAAEGPEAPWDDAGRGVDWETMNEIRQAGFGLMEAFGQVWKTGTPDQRTKALSVITDARKKLYLILADED, encoded by the coding sequence ATGCGTTCCCATACACATGGAAATTGCGGTCCCGGCCATCAGGGTCGGGGCGACTTCGAGGGGCGTCGTGGCGCCTTCGGCCCGTTCGGGCCGCCGTTCGGCGGGCCTTTCGGACCTGGAGGGCGTGGCGGCCGGGGCGGTCCCAGGGGGAGGGCGCGGCGCGGAGACGTGCGTGCTTCGATCCTGGCGCTGCTCAAGGACCGTCCGATGCACGGCTACGAGATGATTCAGGAGATCGGTGAGCGGAGCGGCGGCGCCTGGCGCCCCAGCCCCGGATCGGTCTACCCGACGCTCCAGCTGCTCGAGGACGAAGGCCTCATCACCAGTGAGAGCGAGGGCGGCAAGAAGCTGTTCACGCTCACCGACGCCGGGCGCACCGCGGCCGCCGAGGGGCCCGAGGCTCCTTGGGACGATGCCGGGCGCGGCGTCGACTGGGAGACGATGAACGAGATCCGCCAGGCCGGCTTCGGTCTGATGGAGGCGTTCGGGCAGGTCTGGAAGACCGGCACCCCGGACCAGCGCACGAAGGCGCTCTCGGTCATCACCGATGCCCGTAAGAAGCTGTATCTGATCCTCGCCGACGAAGACTGA
- a CDS encoding type II toxin-antitoxin system Rv0910 family toxin, translating to MAEVSAEARIEAPAEKVWSQLTDFGSYGEWSMTHTDFPKGGPETLEAGTTYQENMKLMGFPAEVNWTIDELETARVLAIRGKGPMGVALSQRYTLIPDGDATTLRIDSEFTGAAVALMAGKLKDSATAALNESLRKLNGLVT from the coding sequence ATGGCCGAAGTCAGCGCGGAGGCACGTATCGAGGCACCGGCCGAGAAGGTCTGGTCGCAGCTGACCGACTTCGGCTCGTACGGCGAGTGGAGCATGACGCACACCGACTTCCCCAAGGGCGGGCCGGAGACGCTGGAGGCCGGAACCACGTACCAGGAGAACATGAAGCTCATGGGCTTCCCGGCCGAGGTGAACTGGACCATAGACGAGCTGGAGACCGCCCGGGTGCTCGCGATCCGCGGCAAGGGCCCGATGGGTGTCGCCCTCAGCCAGCGCTACACGCTCATCCCCGACGGGGACGCCACCACACTCCGCATCGACAGCGAGTTCACCGGCGCAGCGGTGGCGCTGATGGCGGGCAAGCTCAAGGACTCGGCGACCGCAGCGCTCAACGAGTCGCTCCGTAAACTCAACGGCCTGGTCACCTGA
- a CDS encoding Clp protease N-terminal domain-containing protein, giving the protein MDRAAAPDEVGDVQSSVRPGDQPAPPRAEIEARLTVELATVVTGARRRALRDGDRQIDTAHLLHSVIETDPEVRSAFDGGPQLAKVLGYLVQRSIGYGLRWQGSVEDSGALPVVREAGVAGWAPSAVTAMEGALARADGRGDRRASGRDLLAALAEDRGSRAVEVLIHAGVDVEALADRLAEEPSRQVS; this is encoded by the coding sequence ATGGATCGGGCGGCGGCGCCTGATGAGGTGGGAGATGTGCAAAGTTCTGTCCGGCCCGGAGACCAGCCCGCCCCGCCCCGTGCCGAGATCGAGGCCAGACTCACTGTGGAGCTGGCGACGGTGGTCACAGGCGCGCGCCGGCGTGCGCTGCGGGACGGCGACCGGCAGATCGACACTGCCCATCTGCTGCACTCGGTGATCGAGACCGATCCCGAAGTGCGCTCCGCCTTCGACGGTGGGCCCCAACTGGCCAAGGTGCTGGGCTACCTCGTGCAGCGCTCCATCGGGTACGGACTGAGATGGCAGGGGTCGGTGGAGGACTCCGGCGCGCTGCCCGTCGTGCGCGAGGCGGGGGTCGCCGGCTGGGCACCCAGTGCGGTCACCGCCATGGAGGGTGCGCTCGCGCGGGCCGACGGGCGCGGCGACCGACGGGCGTCCGGGCGCGATCTGCTTGCCGCACTCGCCGAGGACCGCGGCAGCCGTGCGGTCGAGGTGCTGATCCATGCGGGGGTGGACGTGGAGGCTCTCGCGGACCGTCTCGCGGAGGAGCCGTCTCGACAGGTGTCTTAG
- a CDS encoding PhzF family phenazine biosynthesis protein codes for MRIRIVDAFTDRPFAGNPAGVLLLDSFPDDVWLRHVATEVNHAETAFAHPLPAGGEADWALRWFTPATEVDMCGHATLATAHVLHTTGAATGTVRFAARCGILTATAQEDGTITLDFPTSSLTPVEAPAGVAEALGAEVVSVHDTSDHVGDLLVELADEKAVRALTPDFPALVAHSRRGIIATAAAEDPSRGYDFVSRGFFPRVGIDEDPVTGSAHTALAPFWSARLGRETLTGLQASARSGLVRTQLRGDRTLLTGSAATVIDGELHA; via the coding sequence ATGCGGATTCGAATCGTCGACGCCTTCACCGACCGCCCCTTCGCCGGCAACCCGGCCGGGGTCCTGCTCCTCGACTCCTTCCCGGACGACGTCTGGCTCCGACACGTCGCCACGGAGGTGAACCACGCGGAGACCGCCTTCGCCCACCCGCTGCCCGCGGGCGGCGAGGCCGACTGGGCGCTGCGCTGGTTCACCCCGGCCACCGAGGTCGACATGTGCGGCCACGCCACGCTCGCCACCGCCCATGTCCTGCACACCACGGGCGCGGCGACCGGCACCGTCCGCTTCGCCGCGCGCTGCGGGATCCTGACGGCGACGGCCCAGGAGGACGGCACGATCACTCTCGACTTCCCGACGTCCTCGCTCACCCCGGTCGAGGCCCCGGCCGGGGTCGCCGAGGCTCTGGGCGCCGAGGTGGTGTCGGTCCACGACACCTCGGACCACGTCGGAGACCTGCTGGTCGAGCTCGCGGACGAGAAGGCCGTACGCGCCCTCACACCCGACTTCCCCGCCCTGGTCGCCCACTCCCGGCGGGGCATCATCGCCACCGCGGCGGCCGAAGACCCCTCGCGCGGCTACGACTTCGTCTCGCGCGGCTTCTTCCCCCGCGTGGGCATCGACGAGGACCCGGTCACCGGCAGCGCCCACACGGCGCTCGCCCCCTTCTGGTCGGCCCGCCTGGGCCGCGAGACGCTGACCGGCCTGCAGGCCTCGGCCCGCTCCGGTCTCGTACGGACACAACTGCGCGGCGACCGCACCCTGCTGACCGGATCGGCGGCCACGGTGATCGACGGCGAACTCCACGCCTGA